A stretch of the Synergistaceae bacterium genome encodes the following:
- a CDS encoding MBOAT family protein, translating to MLFNSYVFLFLFLPATWVLFRLASRFRATGAALSVLLAASLVFYSYWNPPFVLLILFSIAFNYSLGRIIERGASADRGGRAALRLGVGVNLALIAYFKYANFLMENLALLCGRGWAPRDIFLPLGISFFTFQQIAYLIDCSRGTTRGCSFKHYALFITFFPQLIAGPIVRYDEIVPQFRRLRTFALSYRNLAMGLTLLSFGLFKKLVIADTLSPWVSDVFDADVAPAFFAAWGAVLGYAFQIYFDFSGYSDMALGLGRMFNIELPVNFNSPYKARSIADFWRRWHMTLSSFLRDYLYIPLGGNRRGELRRYVNLMSTMLLGGLWHGASWNFVVWGGLHGLYLCVNHAIAAIRPGSPASKERPSRLRGLLGWGATFFSVLVAWVFFRAETFGRAMEVLRGMFGLNGGLDAAGGLPLDRVLVLAACLLLATAAPSSHEWTFGKFRDGKFNDRWALAVGLILLVGICFLNRVSEFLYFQF from the coding sequence ATGCTGTTCAACTCTTACGTCTTTCTTTTCTTATTCCTGCCCGCGACGTGGGTGCTGTTCCGCCTCGCGTCGCGCTTCAGGGCCACAGGCGCGGCGCTCTCCGTGCTTCTGGCGGCGTCGCTCGTCTTCTACTCCTATTGGAATCCGCCCTTCGTCCTGCTGATCCTCTTCTCGATAGCCTTCAACTACTCCCTCGGGCGAATCATCGAGAGGGGCGCCTCAGCGGACCGGGGAGGGCGCGCGGCTCTCCGCCTCGGCGTCGGGGTCAACCTAGCCCTGATCGCTTACTTCAAGTACGCCAACTTCCTCATGGAGAACCTGGCGCTCCTCTGCGGACGGGGCTGGGCCCCACGCGACATCTTCCTCCCGCTCGGCATCTCCTTCTTCACCTTCCAGCAGATCGCCTATCTCATAGACTGCTCCAGAGGGACGACGCGCGGCTGCTCCTTCAAGCATTACGCTCTTTTCATCACCTTTTTCCCGCAGCTTATCGCGGGGCCGATAGTCCGGTACGACGAGATAGTCCCCCAGTTTCGGCGTCTGCGCACATTCGCCCTTAGCTACCGAAACCTGGCGATGGGGCTCACCCTGCTCTCCTTCGGCCTTTTCAAGAAGCTGGTCATAGCCGACACCCTGTCGCCGTGGGTCTCCGATGTGTTCGACGCCGACGTAGCGCCTGCCTTTTTCGCTGCTTGGGGGGCGGTCCTCGGCTACGCCTTCCAGATATACTTCGACTTCTCCGGTTACTCGGACATGGCCCTCGGACTCGGACGCATGTTCAACATCGAGCTGCCGGTCAACTTCAACTCTCCCTACAAGGCGCGCTCGATAGCCGATTTCTGGAGGAGGTGGCACATGACCCTGTCGTCCTTCCTCAGGGACTACCTCTACATCCCGCTGGGAGGAAACCGGCGGGGGGAGCTTCGCCGATACGTCAACCTGATGTCCACCATGCTGCTGGGCGGTCTGTGGCACGGCGCCTCGTGGAACTTCGTCGTGTGGGGCGGCCTGCACGGACTCTACCTGTGTGTGAACCACGCCATCGCCGCGATCAGGCCCGGCTCGCCCGCGTCGAAAGAGCGGCCATCCCGGCTGCGCGGCCTGCTCGGGTGGGGCGCCACGTTTTTTTCCGTGCTCGTCGCATGGGTCTTTTTCAGGGCGGAGACCTTCGGGAGGGCGATGGAGGTGCTGCGCGGCATGTTCGGCCTCAACGGAGGTCTTGACGCGGCCGGCGGCCTCCCGCTCGACAGAGTTCTGGTGTTGGCGGCCTGTCTCCTTCTTGCGACGGCAGCGCCGTCCAGCCACGAGTGGACCTTCGGAAAATTCCGCGACGGCAAGTTCAACGACCGCTGGGCGCTCGCGGTGGGCCTGATCCTGCTGGTCGGCATCTGCTTCTTGAACCGGGTGTCGGAATTCCTCTATTTCCAGTTCTGA
- a CDS encoding GDP-L-fucose synthase has protein sequence MLTGDGIFVAGHRGLVGSAIVRRLERGGYKNLILATRSELDLTDQAAVRSFFEARRPDHVILAAAKVGGILANSAYPADFIHQNLAIEVNVIHQAWLSGVKKLLFLGSSCIYPRMAPQPIREESLLTSALEPTNEAYAIAKIAGLKMCEYYNRQHGARFISAMPTNLYGPGDNFDLETSHVLPAMMRKFHEAKENGDRTVTLWGSGTPRREFLYVDDLADACVFLMESYEEAEFVNVGTGVDVTIRELAELVRRTTGFEGEIAWDGSKPDGTPRKLLDVSRMKALGWSASVALEEGLKRTYEWYVAHQR, from the coding sequence ATGCTGACCGGGGACGGGATATTCGTCGCCGGGCACAGGGGGCTGGTCGGCTCTGCCATCGTCCGCAGGCTGGAGAGAGGCGGCTACAAGAACTTGATCCTCGCGACCAGGAGCGAGCTGGACCTAACCGACCAGGCCGCGGTCAGGAGCTTCTTCGAGGCGCGCAGGCCAGACCACGTGATTCTAGCCGCGGCAAAGGTCGGGGGCATTCTGGCCAACTCCGCATACCCGGCGGACTTCATCCACCAGAACCTTGCCATAGAGGTGAACGTCATCCACCAGGCATGGCTGTCCGGGGTGAAGAAGCTGCTCTTCCTCGGCAGCTCCTGCATATACCCGAGGATGGCGCCTCAGCCGATAAGGGAGGAGTCCCTGCTGACCTCCGCCCTGGAGCCGACTAACGAGGCCTACGCCATAGCCAAGATTGCGGGGCTCAAGATGTGCGAGTACTACAACCGGCAGCACGGCGCGCGCTTCATCTCCGCCATGCCGACGAATCTGTACGGCCCCGGAGACAACTTCGACCTGGAGACCTCGCACGTGCTGCCGGCCATGATGCGAAAGTTCCACGAGGCGAAGGAGAACGGCGACCGGACAGTGACCCTGTGGGGAAGCGGAACGCCGCGCAGGGAGTTCCTCTACGTTGACGACCTTGCGGACGCGTGCGTCTTTCTTATGGAGAGCTACGAAGAGGCGGAGTTCGTCAACGTGGGCACGGGCGTGGACGTCACGATAAGGGAACTGGCGGAGCTGGTCCGCCGCACGACGGGCTTCGAGGGCGAAATAGCCTGGGACGGTTCGAAGCCGGACGGCACCCCTCGAAAGCTGCTCGACGTCTCCAGGATGAAAGCGCTGGGCTGGAGCGCGTCCGTAGCCCTGGAGGAGGGCCTGAAGCGCACGTACGAGTGGTACGTCGCGCATCAACGCTGA
- the gmd gene encoding GDP-mannose 4,6-dehydratase: MRKKALITGITGQDGAYLAELLLGKGYEVHGVKRRSSLFNTARIDHLYEDPHQEDRRLVLHYGDLTDSSNLIRIVQEVQPDEIYNLAAQSHVKVSFESPEYTADGDGLGVLRLLEAIRILGLERKTRFYQASTSELYGKVQAVPQDESTPFYPRSPYAAAKLYGYWITVNYREAYGMFACNGILFNHESPLRGETFVTRKITRAAARISLGLQKKLYLGNLDAKRDWGHARDYVEAMWLMLQQDEPDDYVVATGETHSVREFATLAFAEAGIPLEWRWEGVEERGVRTDSGETVVEVDPRYFRPTEVDLLLGDPSKARRKLGWERKITFGELVTEMVRADLDLFKRDLLCREAGYSVCPAAEEQC; the protein is encoded by the coding sequence ATGAGGAAGAAAGCGCTGATCACCGGAATCACCGGCCAGGACGGGGCCTACCTTGCGGAACTTCTGCTGGGCAAGGGTTACGAGGTCCACGGGGTGAAGAGGCGTTCATCGCTGTTCAACACGGCGAGGATCGACCACCTGTACGAGGATCCTCACCAGGAGGACAGGCGCCTCGTACTGCACTACGGCGACCTGACGGACTCCTCCAACCTGATAAGGATAGTTCAGGAGGTGCAGCCGGACGAGATCTACAACCTGGCCGCTCAGAGCCACGTGAAGGTGTCGTTCGAGTCACCGGAGTACACGGCGGACGGCGACGGCCTCGGCGTGCTGCGCCTGCTGGAGGCCATCCGCATCCTCGGGCTGGAGCGAAAGACGCGCTTCTACCAGGCCTCCACCAGCGAGCTGTACGGCAAGGTGCAGGCCGTCCCGCAGGACGAGAGCACCCCCTTCTACCCGCGAAGCCCCTACGCCGCAGCCAAACTCTACGGATACTGGATCACCGTGAACTACCGGGAGGCCTACGGGATGTTCGCCTGCAACGGCATACTCTTCAACCACGAGTCCCCGCTCAGGGGCGAGACCTTCGTCACCAGGAAGATAACAAGGGCGGCGGCGCGAATATCGCTTGGGCTCCAGAAGAAGCTCTACCTGGGCAACCTGGACGCGAAGCGCGACTGGGGGCACGCTCGCGACTACGTGGAGGCGATGTGGCTGATGCTGCAGCAGGACGAGCCGGACGACTATGTCGTGGCGACGGGCGAGACGCACTCGGTGCGCGAGTTCGCCACCCTGGCCTTCGCCGAGGCGGGAATACCGCTGGAGTGGCGGTGGGAGGGAGTGGAGGAGAGGGGCGTCCGAACGGACAGCGGAGAGACGGTCGTCGAGGTGGACCCGAGGTACTTCCGCCCCACCGAGGTCGATCTGCTGCTCGGCGACCCAAGCAAGGCCAGGCGAAAGCTCGGCTGGGAGAGGAAGATCACTTTCGGCGAGCTTGTGACGGAGATGGTGCGCGCGGACCTCGACCTGTTCAAGCGCGACCTGCTCTGCCGCGAGGCCGGATACAGCGTCTGCCCGGCGGCGGAGGAGCAATGCTGA